Proteins encoded by one window of uncultured Methanobrevibacter sp.:
- the queC gene encoding 7-cyano-7-deazaguanine synthase QueC has product MIIMTKKAIAVLSGGLDSAVATCVYAKEYEIHAITFNYGQKSFKRELKASKEICEKMGFTHEVIDLPWLNKISNSSLTSDEDIPALTDEDLDDLTKCEKTANSVWVPGRNIVFSAIATSYAESIGAEIIIVGWDKEEAATFPDNSKEFLESFNKMLKIGSPQNIEIKAPAIDLNKEEIVKLGDKTNTPLELSYSCYVGDEKHCGVCESCMRRKRAFKLANVKDPSEYNH; this is encoded by the coding sequence TGGAGGACTTGATTCTGCAGTAGCAACCTGTGTTTATGCAAAAGAATACGAAATTCATGCAATAACTTTTAACTATGGTCAAAAAAGTTTTAAAAGAGAATTAAAAGCTTCAAAAGAAATATGTGAAAAAATGGGATTTACACATGAAGTTATTGACTTACCTTGGCTTAATAAAATAAGTAATTCATCACTTACAAGTGATGAAGATATACCCGCTTTAACAGATGAAGATTTAGATGATTTAACTAAATGTGAAAAAACAGCAAACAGTGTTTGGGTTCCTGGAAGAAATATTGTTTTTAGTGCAATAGCTACATCATATGCTGAAAGTATAGGTGCTGAAATAATAATTGTAGGTTGGGATAAAGAAGAAGCAGCCACATTTCCCGATAATTCTAAAGAATTTTTAGAAAGTTTCAATAAGATGTTAAAAATTGGTTCACCACAAAACATAGAAATTAAAGCACCAGCTATTGATTTGAACAAAGAAGAAATTGTAAAATTAGGTGATAAAACTAACACACCACTAGAATTAAGTTATTCTTGTTATGTTGGTGATGAAAAACACTGTGGTGTCTGCGAAAGTTGCATGAGAAGAAAAAGAGCTTTTAAATTAGCTAATGTTAAAGATCCAAGTGAATATAATCATTAG
- the oadA gene encoding sodium-extruding oxaloacetate decarboxylase subunit alpha, protein MTKVRFTETALRDAHQSLLATRMRTRDMIPIAEEMDKIGFFSVEAWGGATFDTCIRYLNEDPWERLRSLKSEFTRTPIQMLLRGQNLVGYKHYPDDIVTKFVEKSYENGVDIFRVFDALNDVRNMKQTIKVAKAQGAHVQGTISYTLSPVHTLDDFVELAKELEALDCDSVAIKDMAGLITPTAAYELVSKLKEETDLLVDLHCHCTSGMTQVSYYAACQAGVDILDTAISPLSGGTSQPPTESMVAALQGTPYDTGLDLKSLTVIKKYFDQIKEKYLALIDPIAESVDTDVLLYQIPGGMLSNLISQLKEQNALDRYNDVLDEMPRVRKDMGYPPLVTPTSQIVGIQAVMNVLGGERYKTVSNEVKEYMKGFYGKPPAPVNDEIASKIIGDEEVITCRPADLLEDEFDKFKTEGEQKGFVKSDEDALTYALYPSIAPKFLKGEAVEEELQTVALPNENEIGIPTQYNVEVDGDVFEVKIMPTGFMEVEETEKGPFTPVEGGLISTMQGMVIKLNVNVGDRVTKGSTVAVIEAMKMENDIQAEEEGIVKEIFVEAGDAVNSGDILMVIE, encoded by the coding sequence ATGACTAAAGTAAGATTTACCGAAACTGCACTTCGTGATGCTCATCAATCATTACTTGCAACTAGGATGAGAACTAGGGATATGATTCCTATTGCTGAAGAAATGGATAAAATAGGTTTTTTCTCAGTTGAAGCATGGGGTGGAGCTACTTTCGACACATGTATAAGATATTTAAATGAAGATCCATGGGAAAGATTAAGAAGCTTAAAATCAGAATTTACTAGAACTCCAATTCAAATGTTGTTAAGGGGACAGAATTTAGTAGGATATAAACATTATCCTGATGATATTGTTACAAAATTTGTAGAAAAATCCTATGAAAATGGTGTGGATATATTTAGAGTTTTTGATGCTTTAAATGATGTTCGTAACATGAAACAAACAATTAAAGTTGCTAAAGCTCAAGGAGCTCATGTACAAGGAACTATAAGTTACACTTTAAGTCCAGTTCATACTTTAGATGATTTTGTAGAATTAGCTAAAGAACTTGAAGCTCTTGATTGTGATTCTGTAGCTATTAAAGATATGGCAGGTTTAATCACTCCTACAGCTGCTTATGAATTAGTATCTAAATTAAAAGAAGAAACAGATTTATTAGTAGATTTGCATTGTCATTGTACTAGTGGAATGACTCAGGTTAGTTATTATGCTGCTTGTCAGGCGGGTGTTGATATTTTAGATACAGCTATTTCTCCACTTTCTGGAGGTACAAGTCAACCACCTACTGAAAGTATGGTTGCAGCATTACAGGGAACTCCTTATGATACGGGTTTAGATTTAAAATCATTAACAGTTATTAAAAAATATTTTGATCAAATCAAAGAAAAATATCTTGCTTTAATTGACCCTATTGCAGAAAGTGTCGATACAGATGTTTTATTATATCAAATTCCTGGAGGAATGCTTTCAAATTTAATTTCACAACTTAAAGAACAAAATGCTTTAGACAGGTATAATGATGTACTTGATGAAATGCCTCGTGTAAGAAAAGATATGGGTTATCCACCTCTTGTAACTCCAACTAGTCAAATTGTAGGTATTCAGGCTGTAATGAATGTTTTAGGTGGTGAAAGATACAAAACTGTTTCTAATGAAGTTAAAGAATATATGAAAGGATTCTATGGTAAACCTCCCGCACCAGTAAATGATGAAATAGCTAGTAAAATAATTGGTGATGAAGAAGTAATTACTTGTAGGCCTGCAGATTTACTTGAAGATGAATTTGACAAATTTAAAACAGAAGGGGAACAAAAGGGATTTGTTAAATCTGATGAAGATGCACTTACTTATGCATTATATCCATCTATTGCTCCAAAATTCCTCAAAGGTGAAGCAGTTGAAGAAGAACTTCAAACTGTTGCTCTTCCAAATGAGAATGAAATTGGAATTCCAACTCAATATAATGTAGAAGTTGATGGTGATGTATTTGAAGTTAAAATCATGCCTACTGGATTTATGGAAGTTGAAGAAACTGAAAAAGGTCCATTTACTCCAGTTGAAGGTGGATTAATTTCAACTATGCAAGGTATGGTAATTAAACTCAATGTAAATGTTGGAGACAGAGTAACTAAAGGATCAACTGTAGCAGTTATTGAAGCTATGAAAATGGAAAATGATATTCAAGCTGAAGAAGAAGGTATTGTAAAAGAAATCTTTGTAGAAGCTGGAGATGCAGTTAATTCTGGAGATATTTTAATGGTTATCGAATAA
- a CDS encoding inositol-3-phosphate synthase produces MNKIKIAIVGMGNCASSLIQGIHYYDGKNSDDSIGLMHWDIGGYAPCDIDVVAAFDIDSRKVGKSIDEAIFAKPNCTTIFQEEIPKYDVCVSMGHVLDGVAPHMSNYEDDYTFVVSDEEPVNVVDVLKESGAEILVNYLPVGSEKAARFYAQCALDAGIAYINCMPVFIVSDDEWDAKFRQKGIPIVGDDIKAQIGATITHRTLANLFKDRGVKLDRTYQINTGGNTDFLNMLNRDRLDSKKESKTEAVQAVVAERMDDRDIHIGPSDYVPWQNDNKLCFLRMEGRTFGDVPMNIELRLSVEDSPNSAGCVIDAIRCCKLGLERGIGGQLTSISSYVMKHPPVQVSDDEAYENVEKFISGELER; encoded by the coding sequence GTGAATAAAATTAAAATAGCAATTGTGGGTATGGGAAACTGTGCAAGTTCTCTTATTCAAGGAATACATTATTATGATGGAAAAAATTCGGATGATTCAATAGGATTAATGCATTGGGATATTGGAGGATATGCTCCTTGTGATATTGATGTTGTTGCAGCTTTTGATATTGATTCAAGAAAAGTTGGAAAAAGTATTGATGAGGCTATTTTTGCAAAACCAAATTGTACAACTATTTTTCAAGAAGAAATTCCAAAATATGATGTATGTGTAAGTATGGGGCATGTTTTAGATGGTGTTGCACCTCACATGTCTAATTATGAAGATGATTATACTTTTGTTGTTAGTGATGAAGAACCTGTAAATGTTGTTGATGTCTTGAAAGAAAGTGGGGCTGAAATTTTAGTAAATTATTTGCCTGTAGGGTCTGAAAAAGCAGCTAGATTCTATGCTCAATGTGCTTTAGATGCAGGAATTGCTTATATTAATTGTATGCCTGTATTTATTGTAAGTGATGATGAATGGGATGCTAAATTTAGACAAAAAGGTATTCCTATTGTTGGTGATGATATTAAAGCACAAATTGGAGCAACAATAACTCACAGGACATTAGCTAATTTATTTAAAGATCGTGGAGTTAAATTAGATAGGACATATCAAATTAATACTGGTGGAAATACTGATTTTTTAAACATGCTTAATAGGGATAGGTTGGATTCTAAAAAAGAATCTAAAACTGAAGCTGTACAGGCTGTGGTAGCTGAAAGGATGGATGATAGAGATATCCATATTGGTCCTAGTGATTATGTCCCATGGCAAAATGATAACAAATTATGTTTCCTTAGAATGGAAGGTCGTACTTTTGGTGATGTTCCAATGAATATTGAACTTAGATTAAGTGTTGAAGACTCTCCAAATTCTGCAGGATGTGTTATTGATGCTATTAGGTGTTGTAAACTTGGTTTGGAAAGAGGTATTGGTGGTCAATTAACTTCTATTTCTTCTTATGTGATGAAACATCCTCCAGTACAAGTTAGTGATGATGAAGCTTATGAAAATGTTGAAAAATTTATTTCTGGTGAATTAGAAAGATAA
- a CDS encoding UbiA family prenyltransferase, which produces MNPYVEIIRPGNVIMAIIAVVLVAILKKSIDIPIILAMLSVFFAMSGGNVINDYFDYKIDLINKPQRPIPSGRISLNKAKKYAEFLFIIAAIIGFIISYLVNTWIPCAIVLFADIILYLYAYKLKSTPLIGNLTVGFMTGLCFIFAGYSFNDPSIIYKSYLLAFFALIMTTAREITKDIEDIEGDKSEGAKTFPILYGTKISAIIAVSLIIIDCALCPILYIYHIFNLNYLIIVSIAALIFIYGAILLRNQDSKTANKVSKYLKIGMLIAFVAFALGTMTISI; this is translated from the coding sequence ATGAACCCTTATGTTGAAATAATCAGACCTGGAAATGTCATAATGGCCATAATAGCAGTAGTTTTAGTAGCTATTCTTAAAAAAAGTATTGATATACCAATTATATTAGCTATGCTTTCTGTATTTTTCGCCATGAGTGGTGGAAATGTAATTAATGATTATTTTGACTATAAAATAGATTTAATTAATAAACCTCAAAGACCAATACCTTCAGGAAGAATTTCACTTAACAAAGCAAAGAAATATGCTGAATTTTTATTTATAATAGCTGCAATTATTGGATTTATAATATCTTATTTAGTAAATACATGGATTCCTTGCGCTATTGTATTATTTGCAGACATAATACTTTATTTATATGCATATAAATTAAAATCAACACCATTAATTGGTAATTTAACTGTAGGTTTTATGACCGGATTATGTTTCATATTTGCCGGATATTCATTTAATGATCCATCAATAATCTACAAATCATATTTACTTGCATTTTTTGCTTTAATAATGACAACTGCTAGAGAAATAACTAAAGACATAGAAGATATTGAAGGTGACAAATCAGAAGGTGCTAAAACATTCCCAATATTATATGGTACAAAAATATCTGCAATTATTGCAGTTAGTTTAATAATAATAGACTGTGCATTATGCCCAATACTTTACATTTACCATATCTTTAACTTGAATTATTTAATTATCGTTTCAATAGCTGCATTAATATTCATATACGGAGCTATTTTACTTAGAAATCAAGATTCAAAAACTGCAAACAAAGTTTCAAAATATCTGAAAATTGGAATGTTAATTGCATTTGTTGCATTTGCACTCGGAACAATGACAATAAGTATTTAA
- a CDS encoding glycosyltransferase family 39 protein has protein sequence MIFNDLILKKNDAKFILTLLIISSLLVAYYIQFTENIGIYCSDVYVYLINALYYSGVNMNVTSTIHLYPLISVITSLLFDLGIKSEFSIYLVTGIFAIIGNIGFYILLRTRFNEILSLTGSVMYATFALNLAWLANGTLDLPAVAVSIWCILTSYIAIKLNPKYYVIAMPLFVISLFTRYTTGLILPVLLLYYIYEKGFKIAPEDKKYIKKGIIVSIGIFVIVLVLLTLMSDFKLPLFHETAIRVEGKRGMSVNQAYNPDMRYYFINFPEFISASKTTFVHATPFLENSTILSWLSLGLLAIGTILGAMKLKLERNKETIGAAVAFLISIVLFTHISSIVTIIITFIGLYLLGKNSKNKEYLTMLGWILSYYIFFTYFNIRVNRYIIPAIPPIIYFMILSIELIHEKIKINKNIIPLALIILFVVQGFAFTSTYQDIPNFKAPEEISNHIISNNPDYENQSIGAYNLRPYSWYLQTNIIGIPTGNTTAIDQSNVTYYISNKELQNLTNYTQIKTVDNIYLYEKK, from the coding sequence ATGATTTTTAATGATTTAATTTTAAAAAAAAATGATGCAAAATTCATATTAACTCTCCTTATAATTAGTTCATTATTAGTTGCTTACTATATTCAATTTACAGAAAATATTGGAATATATTGTTCTGATGTTTATGTTTATTTAATAAATGCATTATATTATTCTGGAGTTAATATGAATGTAACGTCGACTATTCATTTGTACCCTCTAATTTCAGTTATAACTTCATTATTATTTGATTTAGGGATTAAAAGTGAATTTTCCATATATTTAGTTACAGGAATATTCGCAATAATTGGAAATATTGGATTTTATATTTTACTTAGAACCAGATTCAACGAAATACTAAGTTTAACTGGATCTGTAATGTATGCTACTTTTGCACTTAATTTAGCATGGTTAGCTAACGGAACTTTAGATTTACCAGCAGTAGCTGTGAGTATTTGGTGTATTCTTACTTCATATATTGCAATAAAATTAAATCCAAAATATTATGTAATAGCTATGCCTCTTTTTGTAATTTCCTTATTTACAAGATATACTACCGGCTTAATTTTACCAGTTTTATTATTATATTACATTTATGAAAAAGGATTTAAAATAGCTCCTGAAGACAAAAAATATATTAAAAAAGGAATTATTGTTTCAATTGGTATTTTTGTCATAGTTTTAGTATTATTAACTTTAATGAGTGATTTTAAACTACCATTATTCCATGAAACTGCAATTAGGGTAGAAGGTAAACGTGGAATGAGCGTAAACCAGGCATACAATCCAGATATGAGATATTACTTTATAAATTTTCCAGAATTCATTTCTGCTTCAAAAACCACATTTGTACATGCAACACCATTCCTTGAAAACTCAACTATACTTTCATGGTTAAGTCTCGGATTATTAGCTATTGGAACTATTCTTGGAGCAATGAAACTAAAATTAGAACGCAATAAAGAAACAATTGGTGCTGCAGTTGCATTTTTAATATCTATTGTGCTGTTTACCCACATCAGTTCTATCGTGACAATTATAATTACATTTATTGGACTTTATTTGTTAGGTAAAAATTCTAAAAATAAAGAATATCTTACAATGCTTGGTTGGATTCTATCATATTATATATTCTTCACTTATTTCAACATTAGAGTTAATAGATACATAATTCCTGCGATTCCACCAATCATATACTTTATGATACTTAGTATAGAACTAATTCATGAGAAAATTAAAATTAATAAAAATATAATTCCATTAGCTTTAATTATATTATTTGTAGTTCAAGGATTTGCTTTTACATCAACATATCAAGATATCCCAAACTTTAAAGCCCCTGAAGAAATATCCAACCATATAATTAGCAATAATCCAGATTATGAAAATCAATCAATTGGAGCATATAACTTAAGACCATATAGCTGGTACTTACAAACAAACATTATTGGAATTCCAACAGGAAATACAACTGCTATTGACCAGTCAAATGTAACATATTACATATCCAACAAAGAGCTACAGAACTTAACCAATTATACTCAAATAAAAACTGTTGATAACATATATTTATATGAGAAAAAATAA
- a CDS encoding nuclease-related domain-containing protein: MKVVCCKNCGAKYQLEEDDDISAFECSSCAGDLEVFDDYSNNDESPKSTIPTSQKYEDSYIVQCNDCGLKYKINKNDNILDYECDSCGGPLRYLDDEMNKEVDRYLEERKEEIPEHYKESNSTAEEQHSKENTITPIHSVTHKLESFFSEDQMQKIADEELEKEMENKPAPKTARTTIPQAVLSKFGREFSIPKSNDYNILKKYLKDEFFKGMEQYYKNDPSNNSPNNFLEKIGDKLTINEPNPNIIHGNDGKIEKIANTNNLIILIGLIIFVMSIIEILTINSGFGIVTLFISVIALCYGFYKSKDTKETETRTRIIREHLLTLPEDYYVFYNVKLPTSPTGINHVVIGPSGIYALISQKYKAKNRLESENENLNLIDSVENENKMEEIPYNYSRRFKYTTKQAKFSQDNKIKQKSLMLGENLINFLNENNIRHCFVEPLVGFINNEVVVINTPLTDEDLFMDELLHKIEFGPTKLNSETIDKCAVLLNKYSADCSSEF, encoded by the coding sequence ATGAAAGTTGTATGCTGTAAGAACTGTGGTGCTAAATACCAACTCGAAGAGGATGATGACATAAGTGCATTCGAGTGTTCTTCATGTGCTGGAGATTTAGAAGTATTCGATGATTATTCCAATAATGATGAATCTCCAAAATCCACTATTCCCACCTCTCAAAAGTATGAGGATTCATATATTGTCCAATGTAATGACTGTGGCTTAAAATACAAAATTAATAAAAATGACAATATACTTGATTATGAATGCGACAGTTGTGGTGGACCTTTAAGATATTTAGATGATGAAATGAATAAAGAGGTTGACAGATATCTTGAAGAAAGAAAAGAGGAAATTCCAGAACATTATAAGGAAAGTAACAGCACTGCTGAAGAACAACATTCTAAAGAAAATACAATAACACCTATACATTCAGTTACACATAAACTAGAAAGTTTTTTTTCAGAAGATCAAATGCAGAAAATCGCAGATGAAGAACTGGAAAAAGAAATGGAAAATAAACCTGCTCCAAAAACTGCGAGAACTACTATACCACAAGCAGTATTATCTAAATTTGGAAGAGAATTTTCTATTCCTAAATCAAATGATTATAACATCTTAAAAAAATATCTTAAAGATGAATTTTTCAAAGGAATGGAACAATATTATAAAAATGATCCATCAAATAACAGTCCAAATAACTTTTTAGAAAAAATAGGTGATAAATTAACAATTAATGAACCAAATCCAAACATCATCCACGGAAATGATGGAAAAATTGAAAAAATTGCAAATACCAATAATCTCATCATATTAATTGGACTTATAATCTTTGTCATGAGTATTATTGAAATACTAACTATAAATAGTGGATTTGGTATTGTTACATTATTCATAAGTGTAATAGCATTATGTTATGGATTCTATAAAAGTAAAGACACAAAAGAAACAGAAACTAGAACTAGAATTATTAGAGAACATTTATTAACCCTTCCAGAAGATTATTATGTCTTTTATAATGTGAAATTACCTACTTCCCCAACAGGAATAAACCATGTAGTTATAGGACCTTCAGGAATTTATGCTCTTATTTCACAAAAATACAAAGCAAAAAACAGATTAGAATCAGAAAATGAAAATTTAAATTTGATTGATTCTGTTGAAAATGAAAATAAAATGGAAGAAATTCCATATAATTACAGTAGGCGTTTTAAGTATACAACCAAACAAGCAAAATTCTCACAAGACAATAAAATAAAACAAAAATCATTAATGTTAGGTGAAAACCTAATTAATTTCCTTAATGAAAATAATATAAGACATTGTTTTGTTGAACCATTAGTGGGTTTCATAAATAATGAAGTTGTAGTAATAAATACACCATTGACTGATGAAGATTTATTTATGGATGAATTATTGCATAAAATAGAATTTGGCCCAACAAAATTAAATTCTGAAACAATAGATAAATGTGCAGTTTTACTTAACAAATATTCTGCAGATTGTTCTTCAGAATTTTAA
- a CDS encoding cytidylyltransferase domain-containing protein: MFENNKILVVIPARGYSKNIPRKNLRLLGEKPLIYYSIDIAKASRYVDDVVVSTEDSEIASIVEKYGTSVVKRPVELASDEVLLDTVIYDAMLQKEKQAFDEYDIVVTVQPSSPLLKTETLDRAIEKFANFNIDSVISVVDDKNLRWGFDEENGRYFPFYTERLYKDLLPKTFKETGGILATRRNFVTERSRLGLNIDLIEISPEESVEINTYEDWWITNNYLRKKKIAFVVDAYDQVGTGHMYRCLSMASKLVFHDVVFFVNKNHQLGIDIVNSYNYKYQTYDGKSELLNLLDAFNPHIVINDVGDTNYEYMADLVNRGYYTINFEDFGSGSDVADLVFDSLYKHEGGGKFFVGPEYYILKDEFYLHQPKIITNDVNNVLIDFAPNDNLNLSQKVLDAVLATGFTGRINVILGFGHDNAEELASKYEFLPNVQFYTSVQSISDFMISADVIFSSGGRIMYQICSLGVPCIVICKDEREINNLFGSPENGFINLGLGSYLSQEEIMHQFNMLVTDFELRQSMNEKMLNIDLKHGFEEVWGVVKSKYREFELDNSK, translated from the coding sequence ATGTTTGAAAATAATAAGATATTGGTGGTTATTCCAGCTAGAGGTTACTCAAAAAATATTCCTCGTAAAAATTTACGATTGCTTGGAGAGAAACCACTTATTTACTACTCAATAGATATAGCTAAGGCGTCTCGATATGTCGATGATGTGGTTGTATCTACTGAGGACTCTGAAATTGCATCTATAGTTGAAAAATATGGTACTAGTGTTGTAAAGCGTCCTGTGGAATTAGCTAGTGATGAAGTATTATTGGACACGGTTATATATGATGCAATGTTGCAAAAAGAAAAACAGGCTTTCGATGAATATGATATTGTAGTTACAGTACAACCTTCTTCTCCATTATTAAAAACTGAAACATTAGATAGAGCTATTGAAAAATTTGCTAATTTTAATATTGATAGTGTAATTTCAGTTGTTGACGATAAAAATTTAAGATGGGGATTTGATGAAGAAAATGGAAGATATTTCCCATTTTACACAGAACGTTTATATAAAGATTTACTTCCTAAAACATTTAAAGAAACTGGAGGTATATTAGCTACTCGCCGTAATTTTGTAACTGAAAGATCCCGTTTAGGTTTAAACATTGATTTAATTGAAATTTCTCCTGAAGAAAGTGTTGAAATTAATACTTATGAAGATTGGTGGATTACAAATAATTATCTTAGAAAGAAAAAAATAGCCTTTGTTGTTGATGCTTATGACCAAGTAGGAACTGGTCATATGTATCGTTGTTTATCCATGGCTTCAAAACTTGTTTTCCATGATGTTGTATTTTTTGTAAATAAAAATCATCAATTAGGTATTGATATTGTTAATAGCTATAATTATAAATACCAAACATATGATGGTAAATCTGAATTACTTAATTTATTAGATGCTTTTAATCCTCACATTGTTATTAATGATGTTGGTGATACTAATTATGAATATATGGCTGATTTGGTCAATAGAGGTTATTATACTATTAATTTTGAAGACTTCGGAAGTGGTTCTGATGTTGCAGATTTAGTATTTGATTCATTATATAAACATGAAGGTGGAGGCAAATTTTTCGTAGGCCCTGAATATTATATTTTGAAAGATGAATTTTATTTACATCAACCAAAAATAATTACTAATGATGTTAACAATGTTTTAATTGATTTTGCTCCAAATGATAATCTTAATTTGTCTCAAAAAGTTTTAGATGCTGTTTTAGCTACTGGATTCACTGGTAGAATTAATGTTATTTTAGGTTTTGGTCATGATAATGCTGAAGAATTAGCATCCAAATATGAATTTTTACCAAATGTTCAATTTTATACTTCAGTACAATCTATTAGTGATTTTATGATTTCTGCTGATGTTATTTTTTCATCTGGTGGAAGAATAATGTATCAAATTTGTTCTTTAGGAGTTCCATGTATTGTTATATGTAAAGATGAACGTGAAATAAATAATTTATTTGGAAGTCCTGAAAATGGGTTTATAAATTTGGGTCTTGGATCATATTTATCCCAAGAAGAAATTATGCACCAATTTAACATGCTTGTTACTGATTTTGAACTTAGACAATCAATGAATGAAAAAATGTTAAACATTGATTTGAAACATGGTTTTGAAGAAGTGTGGGGTGTTGTGAAGTCAAAATATCGTGAATTTGAATTAGATAATTCTAAATAG
- the hypD gene encoding hydrogenase formation protein HypD, giving the protein MKNMTKELLDKINEIATPVKIMHVCGSHEHTIMENGIRSLLPPEVEIIAGPGCPVCVVPSREIDECLELVDKGVTITTFGDMLRVPGSQRSLAEAKAEGGDVRVVYGINKAIEIAEKEDNDVVFMAAGFETTAPTTAAEILAKPPENFSVLSCHRLIPPAIDYLINSGETTLNALIEPGHVCTIIGTKPFEYLSTKYGIPQAVAGFNPLDILMSVYMILRQIRDGTPKIDNEYHRAVRDEGNVIAQKVIDQVFEVDSREWRGFPKIPNSILEIKEEFSQYNARAKYDIEVQEVNEAPKGCICGPILRGLARPEDCKLFRKSCNPLHPIGACMVSKEGTCNIAHRYSRD; this is encoded by the coding sequence ATGAAAAATATGACAAAAGAGTTGTTAGACAAAATAAATGAAATAGCTACTCCAGTAAAAATAATGCATGTTTGTGGTTCACATGAACATACTATCATGGAGAATGGAATAAGGTCACTACTCCCACCAGAAGTAGAAATTATTGCAGGGCCTGGATGTCCAGTATGCGTTGTGCCTTCCCGTGAAATTGACGAATGTTTAGAATTAGTAGATAAAGGAGTTACAATAACTACTTTTGGAGACATGTTGCGTGTTCCAGGTTCTCAACGTTCACTTGCTGAAGCAAAAGCAGAAGGTGGAGATGTAAGAGTAGTATATGGAATTAATAAAGCAATTGAAATAGCTGAAAAAGAAGATAATGATGTAGTGTTTATGGCTGCAGGATTTGAAACAACAGCACCAACTACCGCTGCAGAAATTCTAGCTAAACCTCCTGAAAACTTTTCAGTGTTATCTTGCCATAGATTAATACCTCCAGCTATTGATTATTTAATAAACTCTGGAGAAACTACTCTTAATGCATTAATTGAACCTGGACATGTATGTACAATTATCGGAACCAAACCTTTTGAATATCTTTCAACAAAATATGGTATACCTCAGGCAGTAGCAGGATTTAACCCTTTAGATATTTTAATGTCCGTTTATATGATTTTAAGACAAATACGTGATGGAACACCTAAAATAGATAATGAATATCATAGAGCTGTTAGAGATGAAGGAAATGTAATAGCTCAAAAAGTTATTGATCAAGTATTTGAAGTAGACAGTAGGGAATGGAGAGGATTTCCAAAAATACCTAACTCCATCTTAGAAATTAAAGAAGAGTTTAGTCAATACAATGCAAGAGCAAAATATGATATTGAAGTACAGGAAGTCAATGAAGCTCCTAAAGGCTGTATTTGTGGACCAATTTTAAGAGGTTTAGCCAGACCTGAAGACTGTAAACTATTTAGAAAATCATGTAATCCATTACATCCTATTGGAGCTTGTATGGTTAGTAAAGAAGGAACTTGTAACATAGCACATAGATATTCAAGGGATTAA